A genome region from Dreissena polymorpha isolate Duluth1 chromosome 16, UMN_Dpol_1.0, whole genome shotgun sequence includes the following:
- the LOC127862154 gene encoding collagen alpha-4(VI) chain-like codes for MLSPTVIYGSALLVFTWQFLEGLQEEKHTRVKRGAAPSNCYHSCPGGDGNCYFDNNINDFRCKCPCWSKYCGYLEENCNNRGTCVAMSGNTDFTCNNCIAGWKGKRCHLIDCDSGLYCTNEGVCVDDINGGTDYRCICKEGWTGKDCQFIDCSSPIRCMNEGQCHLQNGGKEFNCTCADGYLGDNCQIDMCSPYKIADIVFIIDVSDSQDRKVFDEQKNFVKYFIAQFPLGPDHFQFSLVLYASEPHAVFNLSNTYDNNTIIDAVDNVTIPDDIHGATFTDKALAFVKDHSFVTTNGGRADVDRYIIILTDGMSSKSIETVNQAKELRLSYPNIRIKSIGSGKYVFHKELLDICASLLNVFPQHGNDSVRSVQKSTMYGCKRCTKSYSDVAVAFDISSFNYGQLDAVLKTAEALITNLHTDNNQTRVSLSTYESVAEEVFEFDKYRTSYDMITAMNKHVQKRETCKKDGQCSRTNISSLLQDISSEFHLNSEKSRRKAVIIFSQFTFDKDSSEHVFREIQNLKDDGVFVVVVGEGPKANIDNMLKLSTTPFFTFIIGEDLNTPIEAILALLSTLEYDICFA; via the exons ATGTTGTCGCCAACAGTTATTTATGGTTCAGCTTTACTTGTCTTCACGTGGC AATTCTTGGAAGGCCTACAAGAAGAGAAACATACACGTGTCAAGCGAGGAGCCGCACCAAgta ACTGCTATCACAGTTGTCCAGGAGGTGATGGTAATTGTTACTTTGACAACAATATCAACGACTTTCGATGCAAGTGTCCTTGTTGGTCCAAATACTGCGGATACCTAG AAGAAAATTGTAACAACCGTGGAACGTGTGTTGCGATGTCTGGAAATACCGATTTCACATGCAATAATTGCATAGCTGGATGGAAAGGAAAACGATGCCATCTCATTG ACTGCGACAGTGGATTGTATTGCACCAATGAAGGCGTTTGTGTTGACGACATCAATGGTGGAACGGACTACCGCTGTATTTGTAAGGAGGGCTGGACAGGAAAGGACTGCCAATTTATCG ATTGTTCCAGTCCAATCCGCTGCATGAACGAAGGGCAGTGTCATTTACAAAACGGTGGTAAGGAGTTCAACTGTACATGTGCAGATGGATACTTGGGTGACAACTGTCAAATAG atATGTGTTCGCCTTACAAAATTGCCGATATAGTGTTTATTATTGACGTTTCGGACAGTCAAGATCGAAAGGTGTTTGACGAACAGAAGAACTTCGTAAAATACTTTATTGCTCAGTTCCCACTTGGACCAGACCACTTCCAGTTCAGCTTAGTTTTGTACGCTAGTGAGCCCCATGCTGTTTTCAATCTAAGCAACACATATGACAACAACACCATCATAGACGCTGTAGACAATGTGACAATCCCCGATGATATACACGGGGCTACTTTTACCGACAAAGCATTGGCCTTTGTGAAAGATCACTCATTCGTAACAACCAACGGCGGACGTGCTGACGTGGATAGATACATTATTATTCTGACGGACGGCATGTCAAGCAAATCAATAGAGACTGTCAACCAAGCAAAGGAGCTGCGCTTGTCCTATCCAAACATACGAATAAAAAGCATCGGGTCCGGCAAGTATGTGTTTCATAAAGAGCTGCTGGACATTTGCGCATCCCTTCTTAATGTGTTCCCTCAGCATGGTAACGACTCGGTTCGGAGTGTTCAGAAATCTACCATGTATGGATGCAAAC GATGTACAAAATCATACTCGGACGTTGCCGTTGCATTCGACATTTCCTCCTTTAATTATGGTCAGCTGGACGCAGTTCTGAAAACGGCAGAGGCTCTGATCACAAATCTCCACACAGATAACAACCAGACAAGGGTCAGTCTGTCTACATACGAAAGCGTTGCCGAGGAAGTTTTTGAGTTTGACAAATACAGGACAAGTTATGACATGATAACCGCTATGaataaacatgttcaaaaaaGAGAAACATGCAAGAAAGATGGACAATGTTCGCGTACAAATATAAGCTCTTTGTTGCAGGATATTTCGAGTGAATTTCATTTGAATTCTGAAAAGTCTAGACGTAAAGCTGTTATTATATTTTCCCAATTCACATTCGACAAGGACAGTTCTGAACATGTTTTCCGTGAAATTCAGAATCTGAAAGACGAtggtgtgtttgttgttgttgtcggcGAAGGACCCAAGGCCAATATAgataatatgttaaaattatcaacCACTcccttttttacatttattatcgGGGAAGATTTAAACACCCCTATTGAAGCCATTTTAGCACTATTGTCGACACTGGAATACGACATTTGTTTTGCATAG